The genomic interval GGGGGTAGAGGGCGAGCGACCCCGGCTTTGCCACGGGCTGCTAAAGGCCCTCCGCCTGGAACTCGATCTCCTTGTGGGACCCGTCGCAGAACGGCTTGTTCTTCGACGCGCCGCAGCGGCACATCCACGGCTGCCCGAAGCGGGCGGACCCCTCGTGCCCTTCGCCGCTGAGTTCCACGACGCCGTCGAAGTGCAACGGGCCGTTCGCGTGCGCCGTGACGACCACTTCCCCGGCCTCCTCTCCGGACGTCGGCTCCGACCCGGACACGGCGCGGGTCGTGTCGATCGGCCCGGAGGCCCGAAACTCGATGTCGCGGTGCGCCCCGTCGCAGAACGGCTTGTTCGCGGATTTCCCGCAGCGGCACAGCGCGGCCTTCGGCTTCGCGATGCCGTCTTCCGCTCCCGCCGTGCGCACGCGCAGCGGACTCCGGACGAGGAGCGGGCCGTCCCCGCCGCAGTGAACGATGCATCCGTTTGCCGTCATCCGATCTCCCATCGCAGTGCGTCCGCCATCAGGGGACGAGTTCGGTTCGTCTCGGTTTGAGGAGGAAAACGCCCTCGAGCATGCTCGTCACGAGCACGGTCCCGCTCTCGAACCAGGGGAACGCGGTCCACGCCCCGTTGAAGCCGGGAGGATCGGCTCCGTACGGCGTGGTGTCAAAATACCCGACCTCCCGCAGGTTCTCGGGGTCGCTGATGTCGATGACGCGGAAGCCGGCCTGGTAGTTGGCCTGGTACATCCGGTCGCCCTTCACGTAGAGATTGTGATCCGTCGCGTTGTTGGGCCCATAGTAGTCCGCGATCACGACGGGGTCGTCGAGATCCGTCACGTCCCACACGATCGTCTTCGTCCGGTCCGTCGTGCCGACGAGTTCGTCGAGTTCGTCGTCGAGGAAGAAGTAGCGCCGGTCGTCGCTCAGCCACCCCTGGTGGATGTAGGCGACGCCGGGGTACGCCGCGGCCGAGATCGGGCGCGGGTTCGCCTTGTCCGTGACGTCGACGATCCGGAGCGCGGTCTCGTTCGACGCGAAACACAGCTCCCGCCCCCGGTAATCCGTGTCGGGCCCGTCGTACACGAGGCACTGCGCGTCGTGCGTCCGCCCCTGGAAGATGAGCCCCTCGGTATCCGTGTAGCAGCCGGCGAACTCGGGCGCGAGCGGTTCGCGGATGTCGATCATCACGAGGCCGCCGCCGCAGGTGTGCCCGTCCCCGCTCGTGGAGACGGTGAAGGCGGTGCCCGCGCCGGTGTCGATGATGAGGTTGTGGGCGCTACCGATCCCGTCCCAGCGGAGGTCGGGCGCGAACTCCACGGGGGGATTCGCCACGTCGCGCAGGCGGGTGAGATCGAAGACGACGAGGCCGTGGGCGCCGGCCCCGTCCCCGGTGAAGAAGAGGTGGTCGGCGTAGACCTTGAGGTCGCGGGCGCCGCTGCGGTTCGCGGGGATGACGCCGAGATATAAGGGGTTGACGGCGTCGGTCACATCGACGATCGCGGCCCCGCCGGAGCGGCCGACAAGGCCGTACTCGCGGCCGGTCTCGGGGTCCGTCCAGCCCCACGCGTCGCTCACCCGCTCTCCCGGTTCGGCGCCGATCGAGGCGA from Candidatus Palauibacter polyketidifaciens carries:
- a CDS encoding CDGSH iron-sulfur domain-containing protein encodes the protein MTANGCIVHCGGDGPLLVRSPLRVRTAGAEDGIAKPKAALCRCGKSANKPFCDGAHRDIEFRASGPIDTTRAVSGSEPTSGEEAGEVVVTAHANGPLHFDGVVELSGEGHEGSARFGQPWMCRCGASKNKPFCDGSHKEIEFQAEGL